The proteins below are encoded in one region of Synechococcales cyanobacterium T60_A2020_003:
- a CDS encoding pre-peptidase C-terminal domain-containing protein, with amino-acid sequence MAVLFPGGAIALLGSGLAIAEPAPLKLQAEPLAAALLDVTGTLDASDLVLPDGSFYDEHPFAGEAGQELTITLESDVFDTYLWLLDADDNVVADNDDADDSTLNSAFTVTLPADGTYRAIANSLEGNQLGTYRLTITPTVSPEGAEP; translated from the coding sequence TTGGCAGTGCTATTTCCTGGGGGGGCGATCGCGCTGCTGGGATCAGGACTGGCGATCGCTGAGCCTGCGCCCCTGAAGCTGCAAGCCGAACCCCTAGCAGCAGCGCTGTTGGATGTCACCGGAACGTTAGACGCGAGTGATCTGGTGCTACCGGACGGCAGTTTTTATGATGAGCATCCCTTTGCCGGAGAAGCCGGGCAGGAACTCACCATCACCCTTGAAAGCGATGTATTCGACACCTATCTATGGTTGCTGGATGCGGACGATAACGTTGTTGCTGATAACGATGATGCCGACGATTCCACTCTGAACTCAGCCTTCACCGTGACTCTGCCTGCCGATGGTACCTATCGGGCGATCGCCAATTCCCTAGAAGGCAATCAGTTGGGAACCTATCGACTCACCATTACGCCAACCGTTTCACCGGAAGGTGCAGAGCCATAG
- a CDS encoding tetratricopeptide repeat protein has protein sequence MLKGWARRPQWIGLVGMSLVLQGTLWVGWVEPSQSQSLPEMSVGVGTPQTPEEYLDLGLQYVQAGDLPSAIAAFEQSTVLDPSFAPGYYNLGLALRQGGQLQAAANAFYGATQTDPSFAMAFGNLGAALLEGGNYEQAEAYLLHSLALDPKLGLAYYNLGLLRQQQGQLDAAFAAFQQASILTPTAPEPHYYKGMIYLQQQAYPEAIAAIEQAIALDPNYFEAYYSLGTIQFQQGLYDQALESFRSAAEVNANYPNAYYGAGLTFMQLGDYTNARRVFEYARDLFTAQGNTDWAASAEQYLQQLP, from the coding sequence ATGCTGAAGGGTTGGGCACGAAGACCGCAATGGATTGGATTGGTGGGAATGTCTCTCGTTCTCCAGGGGACGCTATGGGTTGGATGGGTTGAGCCTAGCCAGAGTCAGTCGTTGCCAGAAATGTCTGTGGGCGTTGGAACCCCTCAAACACCGGAGGAGTATCTGGATCTGGGGTTACAGTATGTGCAGGCTGGGGATTTGCCATCGGCGATCGCCGCCTTTGAGCAATCAACGGTACTCGATCCGTCCTTTGCCCCTGGGTACTACAACTTAGGACTCGCCCTGCGCCAAGGGGGACAGCTCCAGGCTGCCGCGAACGCTTTCTACGGAGCCACCCAAACAGACCCATCCTTTGCGATGGCATTCGGGAATTTGGGGGCAGCCCTATTAGAGGGGGGCAACTATGAGCAGGCCGAAGCCTATTTGCTCCACTCCCTAGCGCTCGATCCGAAGCTGGGGTTGGCCTACTACAATCTGGGATTACTTCGCCAACAGCAGGGACAGCTTGATGCCGCCTTCGCTGCGTTTCAGCAGGCGAGCATTCTGACCCCGACAGCGCCCGAACCCCATTATTACAAAGGGATGATCTACTTACAACAGCAAGCCTACCCGGAAGCGATCGCCGCAATTGAGCAAGCGATCGCCCTTGATCCTAATTATTTTGAAGCCTACTATTCCCTGGGAACGATCCAGTTTCAGCAAGGACTCTACGATCAAGCGCTGGAATCGTTTCGGAGTGCCGCTGAGGTGAATGCCAACTATCCCAATGCCTACTATGGAGCAGGCTTAACCTTTATGCAATTGGGAGATTACACGAACGCCCGTCGCGTGTTTGAATATGCTCGCGATCTGTTCACGGCTCAGGGCAATACCGACTGGGCTGCTAGCGCCGAACAATACTTGCAGCAGTTACCATAG
- a CDS encoding rhomboid family intramembrane serine protease: MKHSVSNLEMCVLAIASIVLISSVIPNDWHGQAVILRDIVLMTWFIHIVNWAICQGSLNQLLGIYPRRLEGLPGILVAHFLHGWGQDDSEKRHLFENTFGFLVLGWFILLQGTQVFYIVTAAVAIASGIGTWIFGRAFPPHVGASGVTYGYLGFVLAYGITAGNALAFLLSIIVGLLYGRLIPGILPDSDHPYTSWEMHLFGFMGGMLTAFILSEAALNSPPLYSVPT; encoded by the coding sequence GTGAAGCATTCTGTCAGTAATTTGGAAATGTGTGTCCTGGCGATCGCTAGCATTGTGCTGATCTCGTCGGTGATTCCGAACGACTGGCATGGGCAAGCGGTGATCTTACGGGATATTGTGCTGATGACGTGGTTTATCCACATTGTGAATTGGGCGATTTGCCAAGGGTCTCTTAACCAGCTTTTGGGTATCTATCCGCGCCGACTTGAGGGGCTACCGGGCATTCTCGTTGCCCATTTTCTCCACGGGTGGGGACAGGACGATAGCGAAAAACGACATTTGTTTGAAAATACCTTTGGCTTTTTGGTTCTAGGCTGGTTCATTCTGCTGCAAGGGACGCAGGTGTTTTATATCGTTACGGCGGCGGTGGCGATCGCCAGTGGGATTGGCACTTGGATCTTTGGGCGGGCGTTTCCACCCCATGTGGGTGCAAGTGGTGTCACCTATGGATACCTGGGATTTGTGCTGGCCTATGGAATTACGGCCGGAAATGCGCTGGCGTTTTTGCTGTCGATTATTGTGGGCTTACTCTACGGACGGCTGATTCCTGGTATCCTACCCGATTCTGACCATCCCTACACCTCTTGGGAGATGCATCTATTCGGGTTTATGGGCGGAATGCTGACGGCCTTTATCCTCAGTGAAGCCGCATTGAATTCCCCACCGTTATATAGCGTTCCTACGTGA